In Cytophagales bacterium, the following are encoded in one genomic region:
- a CDS encoding SDR family NAD(P)-dependent oxidoreductase, with the protein MRLNKNKILITGASAGIGKALLDKFLALDNQVIAVGRNEKKLQSLAQSDQRIIPFQCDLGQPEHLQKLVTFVREDHPDMNILINNAGIQYNYQFGEEDQESRIDHEIQVNLTAPILLINSLLPVLTNQENAAIVNVSSGLGLVPKKQAPVYCGTKAGLHIFSKSLRYQLETVKVFEMIPPLVDTEMTAGRGSGKISPEQLTEEFIQAFRRNRYEVNVGKVKLQKLINRLSPSLADRIMRGGGEKS; encoded by the coding sequence ATGCGATTGAATAAAAATAAAATACTGATTACCGGAGCTTCTGCGGGGATTGGAAAGGCCCTCCTCGACAAGTTTTTAGCCCTGGACAATCAAGTCATTGCGGTTGGTAGAAATGAAAAAAAGCTTCAGTCACTTGCCCAATCTGATCAACGAATCATTCCTTTTCAATGCGACCTGGGACAACCGGAACACCTTCAAAAGTTAGTCACATTTGTACGGGAAGATCATCCGGACATGAATATACTGATCAACAATGCAGGTATTCAATACAATTACCAATTTGGAGAAGAAGACCAGGAATCAAGGATCGATCACGAAATTCAGGTGAACCTTACTGCTCCAATTCTTCTGATCAATTCATTGCTTCCGGTGCTTACAAATCAGGAAAATGCAGCCATTGTCAATGTTTCATCCGGATTAGGACTGGTACCCAAAAAACAAGCCCCGGTGTACTGTGGAACAAAGGCGGGACTTCACATTTTTTCAAAATCGCTACGTTATCAACTGGAGACAGTGAAGGTTTTTGAGATGATTCCTCCGTTGGTTGATACCGAAATGACCGCCGGAAGAGGCAGTGGAAAAATCAGTCCAGAACAATTGACAGAAGAATTCATTCAAGCTTTTCGGCGAAATCGATATGAAGTGAATGTCGGAAAAGTCAAACTGCAAAAGCTCATCAATCGTCTGAGTCCCTCCTTAGCGGATCGAATTATGAGAGGAGGAGGAGAAAAATCTTAA
- a CDS encoding type 1 glutamine amidotransferase domain-containing protein → MSKKVLFIVSSAQEIGPNKRKTGNYLPEVSHPYHEFVEKGYEVAFASTAGGEAPIDGLELTDDPLNVDFLNGEGIALAKNTQKIDAVDVANYDAVFVPGGLGPMVDMPENSDVHKAIADTYERGAIVGAVCHGPVSLVNVTLSDGTPIVQGKTIASFTNEEEEGYAKEDVPFLLESALKEKGAKFLSVSPWQANSIADGRLVTGQNPASAKGVAEKMIALLEN, encoded by the coding sequence ATGTCAAAAAAAGTATTATTCATCGTATCAAGTGCTCAGGAAATCGGACCCAACAAACGCAAGACCGGCAACTACTTACCTGAAGTATCACACCCTTATCATGAATTTGTTGAAAAGGGCTATGAGGTGGCATTTGCCAGCACGGCCGGGGGAGAAGCACCCATCGATGGTCTGGAGCTGACTGACGATCCCTTGAATGTGGATTTCCTCAATGGAGAAGGTATTGCCCTCGCGAAAAACACCCAGAAGATTGATGCAGTGGATGTGGCCAATTATGATGCCGTATTTGTTCCCGGAGGCTTAGGCCCAATGGTGGATATGCCCGAAAATTCAGATGTGCATAAGGCCATTGCTGATACTTATGAAAGAGGAGCCATTGTAGGTGCAGTATGTCACGGCCCTGTTTCATTGGTGAATGTTACCCTTTCTGATGGAACACCTATTGTACAAGGAAAAACCATTGCTTCCTTCACCAATGAAGAGGAGGAGGGATATGCCAAGGAAGATGTGCCTTTCTTATTGGAATCAGCATTGAAAGAAAAAGGAGCAAAATTCTTGTCTGTCAGCCCATGGCAAGCCAACAGCATCGCCGATGGTCGATTGGTTACGGGGCAGAATCCAGCATCTGCCAAAGGGGTTGCTGAGAAGATGATTGCCCTTTTGGAAAATTGA
- a CDS encoding Crp/Fnr family transcriptional regulator has protein sequence MISNIAPMDAHSMEKMLDGFEFRTYEKGQAFARKGEYAKNMGFVTSGVLRAFFRGSDGTTYNKTFFKENSLIGAYSSLITGQVNRIDIECLTACEIWTSPYQSIVALYDEYPLVERFSRTLAERFFVSKEKREIQLVTLEAKERYAIFQQEHPGLDQRIPQYHIASYLGITPTQLSRIRANK, from the coding sequence GTGATCTCCAATATTGCTCCTATGGACGCGCATTCCATGGAGAAAATGCTCGATGGATTTGAATTCAGAACATACGAAAAAGGGCAGGCTTTTGCACGTAAAGGAGAATACGCTAAAAACATGGGGTTTGTGACCTCCGGGGTATTGCGGGCATTTTTTAGAGGATCTGATGGCACAACCTACAACAAAACGTTTTTCAAAGAGAATTCACTCATTGGCGCCTATTCATCACTAATCACAGGACAGGTAAACCGAATTGATATCGAGTGCCTTACTGCCTGCGAAATTTGGACTTCACCCTATCAGAGCATCGTAGCCCTTTATGATGAATACCCACTCGTTGAGCGCTTTTCAAGAACGCTGGCCGAACGCTTTTTTGTCAGTAAGGAGAAAAGGGAAATTCAACTGGTGACTTTGGAAGCTAAGGAACGATATGCCATTTTCCAGCAAGAACATCCTGGTCTTGATCAGCGTATTCCTCAATACCACATAGCCTCCTATTTAGGAATAACACCTACGCAGCTCAGTCGTATCCGTGCGAATAAATAA
- a CDS encoding Crp/Fnr family transcriptional regulator, protein MNDQLSFAALYLHLNKETNLSSEDFEACKGFFEIQNLKKGHLISEPNSLIDSQSFVVKGCVRAYFQEHEWERDYTLLFAIEEWWIGDFMAYHTDSPSTLFVECLEDSSLITISKENLEKLYHKVPALETFFLRKLERAYAANHRRILAMLKDPAEKRYADFLEQFPSIEQRVKNYQIASYLGIAPESLSRIRRQLANS, encoded by the coding sequence ATGAATGACCAGTTGTCTTTCGCGGCACTTTACTTACACCTGAACAAGGAAACCAATTTAAGTTCAGAGGATTTTGAGGCATGCAAAGGGTTTTTTGAAATACAAAACCTGAAAAAAGGACACTTGATCAGTGAACCGAATTCTCTGATCGATTCCCAGTCTTTTGTGGTGAAAGGATGCGTGCGTGCTTACTTTCAGGAGCACGAATGGGAACGTGACTATACATTGCTTTTTGCGATAGAGGAGTGGTGGATCGGTGACTTCATGGCCTATCATACGGATTCACCTTCGACCTTATTTGTAGAGTGCCTCGAAGATTCCTCTCTGATTACTATTTCGAAAGAAAACCTGGAAAAGCTCTATCATAAAGTGCCCGCTCTGGAGACTTTTTTCCTTCGAAAACTGGAGCGTGCTTATGCGGCTAACCATCGCCGGATCCTGGCGATGTTGAAAGACCCTGCTGAGAAGCGATATGCTGATTTTTTAGAGCAATTCCCATCAATTGAACAACGGGTAAAAAACTATCAGATCGCCTCCTATTTGGGCATTGCTCCCGAAAGCTTGAGCAGAATTCGCAGGCAATTGGCCAATTCTTAA
- a CDS encoding S9 family peptidase: MRSIFWLLGLAITFSTCAPKEETPKPPKQYTIEQFMDIVSIFGGSFSADEKSVLITSKETGVYNAFAVNIETGEQEQLTQSEEDAIFADSYFPEDDRIVYTADQGGNELDHIYIRNTDGSSIDLTPDSAKATLYKWNVDRTAIFWASNKRDPRFFDMYRTEVAGKDVENGIYNTVSIYQNNNGFTPSAISDNERYIALQETITTSNSNVHLLDTETGETQLITAHEGNEANTAQFFSVDNKKLFLTTNRDQEFTYLISYDLETGERKVEETADWDIMYSYLSLKGKYRVTGVNNDARTEIRIWDTASGEQISIPGLPTGDITGVNISDSESKMSFYVSSSKSPSNLFVYDFGNAALKRLTNTMTDEIDSEDLVEGEVIRYASFDGMEIPALLYKPKVIKEGAKLPALLYIHGGPGGQTRLNYTPRIQHWVNNGYVVLAVNNRGSSGYGKTFFQADDLKHGDEDLRDCIESKKFLLETGYVDPDKIGIMGGSYGGYMVMAALAFAPEEFTIGVNYFGVTNWLRTLKSIPPWWESFREALYQELGNPFEDSLSLYNKSPLFFADQITKPFIVLQGANDPRVLQVESDEIVEAAKANGVPVEYVIFPDEGHGFVKNENNITASKRTLAFMDKYLKGTD, translated from the coding sequence ATGAGAAGCATTTTTTGGCTTTTGGGCCTGGCGATCACTTTTTCTACTTGCGCTCCTAAAGAAGAAACCCCAAAACCTCCTAAGCAATATACCATTGAGCAGTTCATGGATATTGTAAGCATTTTCGGAGGTTCGTTTTCCGCCGATGAAAAATCAGTCCTGATCACCAGTAAGGAGACGGGCGTGTATAATGCTTTTGCGGTGAATATCGAGACGGGTGAGCAAGAACAGCTGACCCAGTCTGAAGAAGATGCCATTTTCGCAGATTCTTATTTCCCGGAAGATGATCGGATTGTTTACACGGCAGATCAGGGAGGGAATGAACTGGATCACATTTACATCAGAAATACAGATGGTTCCAGTATAGACCTGACACCAGACAGTGCCAAAGCAACATTGTACAAGTGGAACGTAGACCGAACGGCCATTTTTTGGGCCTCCAACAAACGAGATCCAAGGTTTTTCGATATGTATCGGACGGAGGTCGCCGGTAAAGATGTGGAGAATGGGATCTATAACACCGTAAGCATTTATCAGAATAACAATGGATTTACCCCTTCTGCCATCAGCGATAACGAACGCTATATTGCCTTGCAAGAAACGATCACCACTTCCAATTCTAATGTTCATTTATTGGATACAGAAACGGGAGAAACTCAACTGATCACCGCGCATGAGGGAAATGAGGCCAATACAGCTCAATTCTTTAGCGTAGATAATAAAAAGCTGTTCCTGACAACCAACCGAGACCAGGAATTTACTTATTTGATCAGTTATGACCTTGAAACTGGAGAGCGTAAGGTGGAAGAAACCGCAGATTGGGACATCATGTATAGCTACCTCTCTTTGAAAGGGAAGTATCGTGTGACTGGTGTCAACAATGACGCGAGAACAGAGATCCGAATTTGGGATACCGCTTCAGGAGAACAAATCTCGATTCCAGGCCTGCCTACTGGTGACATCACAGGCGTAAATATATCCGATAGTGAAAGCAAAATGTCCTTTTACGTCAGCAGTTCAAAATCACCTTCAAATCTATTTGTCTATGATTTTGGTAATGCTGCATTGAAGCGACTCACCAATACGATGACCGATGAGATCGATTCGGAAGACCTGGTGGAAGGGGAGGTGATCCGGTATGCGTCTTTTGATGGGATGGAGATCCCTGCCTTGTTGTACAAACCAAAAGTCATTAAAGAAGGAGCAAAACTGCCGGCCTTATTGTATATCCATGGCGGACCAGGTGGCCAAACAAGACTCAATTACACCCCTAGAATTCAGCACTGGGTCAATAATGGCTATGTGGTGCTGGCAGTTAATAACCGGGGAAGCTCGGGATACGGTAAGACGTTTTTTCAGGCGGATGACCTCAAACACGGAGATGAAGATTTGAGAGATTGTATTGAATCAAAGAAATTTCTCCTCGAAACTGGTTATGTGGATCCAGATAAAATTGGCATCATGGGCGGTAGCTATGGCGGCTACATGGTGATGGCAGCCCTCGCCTTCGCTCCGGAAGAGTTTACCATAGGTGTCAACTATTTTGGCGTGACCAATTGGCTCAGAACGTTGAAAAGCATTCCACCGTGGTGGGAGTCATTCAGGGAAGCATTGTATCAGGAATTGGGCAATCCGTTTGAGGACAGCTTGTCGCTCTACAACAAGTCACCATTATTTTTTGCGGATCAGATCACGAAGCCCTTTATTGTACTTCAGGGGGCCAACGACCCTCGTGTATTACAAGTCGAGTCGGATGAAATAGTGGAAGCAGCGAAAGCCAATGGTGTGCCAGTGGAGTATGTGATTTTCCCTGACGAAGGGCATGGTTTCGTGAAAAACGAAAACAATATCACTGCTTCGAAACGTACGTTGGCATTTATGGATAAGTATTTGAAGGGGACCGATTGA
- a CDS encoding putative quinol monooxygenase yields MEDTVITIFAKWQVKSGKLAQVLTALEALAQKSREEEGNLSYQAHQSIGEDDCILLFETYRDQEALEAHRTSVHYQDLGLNTIVPLLAHREVSTTKEIFKSKS; encoded by the coding sequence ATGGAAGACACAGTAATCACAATCTTTGCCAAATGGCAGGTGAAATCCGGCAAACTCGCTCAGGTACTTACAGCCCTGGAGGCACTGGCTCAGAAGAGCCGGGAAGAGGAAGGAAACCTTTCCTATCAGGCCCACCAATCCATTGGTGAAGATGATTGTATTCTTCTTTTTGAGACTTATCGGGATCAGGAAGCATTGGAGGCTCATCGGACTTCAGTGCATTATCAAGACCTGGGATTGAATACGATCGTGCCACTATTGGCCCACAGGGAAGTCTCGACTACTAAGGAAATTTTCAAATCAAAATCTTAA
- a CDS encoding DUF427 domain-containing protein, producing the protein MSYLINATQLMNIKKIKPKPGQESVWDYPRPPAIEPVTQHLKIIFNGKEISNTNQSYRILETSHPPTYYLPLQAFKKGTLIRTDRISFCEFKGEAIYYHIQAGDQTAEFAAWGYPSPNRRFGALKDHVSVYASKMESCFVGEERVQAQEGDFYGGWITSKIVGPFKGGAGTWGW; encoded by the coding sequence GTGAGTTATCTAATCAATGCCACTCAACTCATGAACATCAAGAAAATTAAACCAAAGCCAGGTCAGGAGTCAGTCTGGGATTATCCCCGTCCTCCTGCCATTGAGCCGGTGACTCAACACCTGAAAATCATCTTTAATGGGAAGGAAATCAGCAATACCAATCAGTCTTATCGCATATTGGAGACCAGTCACCCTCCTACTTATTATCTACCTCTTCAGGCATTCAAAAAAGGCACATTAATCCGTACAGATCGCATCAGTTTTTGTGAATTCAAAGGAGAGGCCATTTATTACCATATCCAGGCAGGTGATCAAACTGCCGAATTTGCAGCATGGGGCTATCCATCTCCCAATCGCAGATTTGGTGCCCTGAAAGATCACGTATCCGTCTACGCCTCGAAAATGGAATCCTGCTTTGTTGGCGAAGAACGAGTACAGGCTCAGGAAGGAGACTTTTATGGGGGTTGGATCACTTCTAAAATCGTAGGCCCTTTCAAAGGAGGAGCGGGTACCTGGGGATGGTAA